A section of the Amycolatopsis sp. AA4 genome encodes:
- a CDS encoding C40 family peptidase — protein MPPETPTTDAPPKPPWARGALYRGLVALPLVAGLATAGWLVAGRDQPAPVPTQAALTAPVPTQTPVSGPSVLQASAPVQAQEPAQGAAGGGGGPAPLQKWADSLAGPLDIPAPVLLGYANGELTMRKERPDCHLSWVTLAGLGVAGNNHGRGAGEPMGLSTQQWKKYGAQIPGIANPALSDPSAASVAAGRALCASGVDLSAGNGWWKAVAGYQNGSGMELFRQRVLGYAQLYATLSLDPAKANAPSVHAARFALGQLGLPYVWGGNGPEAGAAGFDCSGLTKASYDSAGVSLPRTADSQYRSVAPVPGGQEPQLGDLVFYGSPAFIHHVGLYLGNGLMINAPTEGQAIQIHTFHRPGDDYAGAGRPAN, from the coding sequence GTGCCGCCGGAGACCCCCACCACGGACGCGCCGCCGAAGCCCCCCTGGGCCCGTGGCGCGCTGTATCGCGGGCTCGTGGCGTTGCCACTGGTCGCCGGCCTCGCCACCGCGGGCTGGCTGGTCGCCGGACGCGATCAGCCCGCGCCCGTTCCGACGCAGGCCGCGCTGACCGCGCCGGTGCCCACGCAGACGCCGGTCAGCGGTCCGTCCGTGCTGCAGGCGAGCGCTCCGGTGCAAGCGCAGGAACCGGCACAGGGCGCGGCCGGCGGAGGCGGCGGCCCGGCCCCGCTGCAGAAGTGGGCGGATTCGCTCGCCGGACCGTTGGACATTCCGGCCCCGGTGTTGCTCGGGTACGCCAACGGCGAGCTGACGATGCGCAAGGAGCGCCCGGACTGCCACCTGTCGTGGGTCACGCTGGCGGGCCTCGGCGTCGCCGGTAACAACCACGGCCGCGGCGCCGGCGAGCCGATGGGGCTTTCGACGCAGCAGTGGAAGAAGTACGGCGCGCAGATCCCGGGCATCGCGAACCCGGCGCTGTCCGACCCGTCGGCCGCGTCTGTCGCCGCCGGACGCGCACTGTGCGCGAGCGGCGTCGACCTGTCCGCGGGCAACGGCTGGTGGAAGGCCGTGGCCGGGTACCAGAACGGCAGCGGCATGGAACTGTTCCGGCAGCGAGTGCTCGGTTACGCCCAGCTGTACGCGACGCTTTCCCTGGACCCGGCGAAGGCGAACGCGCCGTCCGTGCACGCCGCGCGGTTCGCGCTCGGCCAGCTCGGCCTGCCGTACGTGTGGGGCGGCAACGGCCCCGAAGCGGGCGCGGCCGGGTTCGACTGCTCGGGTCTCACCAAGGCGTCGTACGACAGCGCCGGGGTTTCCTTGCCGCGCACGGCGGACAGCCAGTACCGGTCGGTGGCGCCGGTTCCGGGCGGGCAGGAACCACAGCTCGGCGACCTCGTCTTCTACGGCAGCCCGGCGTTCATCCACCACGTGGGGCTGTACCTCGGGAACGGCCTGATGATCAACGCGCCGACCGAGGGGCAGGCGATCCAGATCCACACGTTCCACCGGCCCGGGGACGACTACGCCGGGGCGGGGCGTCCGGCGAACTGA
- a CDS encoding biotin--[acetyl-CoA-carboxylase] ligase has protein sequence MAELDAARLRDGLGGCYARLDVVETTGSTNADLREALLAGAEDRTVLLAEHQTAGVGRRARSWSSPKGAGLYLSIALRPVGVPFSALGSLSVVAGLAVHALATDLGVDVALKWPNDVLAGPERAKCAGILAEAVGTGDPAVVLGIGLNVLPLGDDVPAGPGGLPATSLAEQGATTTDRTEVALGLLTRFDDLERRWRTAGGDLTEAGLLGDYRARCATLGQDVQVQLPDGSTLTGRAADLDASGQLQVDVPDGRRLTVFAGDVVHVRPA, from the coding sequence ATGGCTGAACTCGACGCGGCGCGGCTGCGGGACGGACTCGGCGGCTGCTACGCCCGCCTCGACGTCGTGGAGACGACCGGTTCCACCAACGCTGACCTGCGGGAAGCCCTCCTTGCGGGAGCCGAGGACCGGACGGTTCTGCTGGCCGAACACCAGACGGCCGGGGTCGGACGGCGGGCTCGCTCGTGGAGTTCGCCGAAGGGTGCTGGGCTGTACTTGAGCATCGCGCTGCGCCCGGTGGGCGTGCCGTTCTCCGCGCTCGGTTCACTTTCCGTGGTGGCCGGTCTCGCGGTGCACGCGCTCGCCACCGATCTGGGGGTCGACGTCGCCCTCAAATGGCCTAACGACGTGCTCGCCGGACCCGAGCGGGCCAAGTGCGCGGGCATCCTCGCCGAGGCCGTCGGCACCGGTGACCCGGCCGTGGTGCTGGGCATCGGACTGAACGTCCTGCCGCTGGGCGACGACGTCCCGGCCGGTCCGGGAGGCCTGCCCGCGACCTCGCTCGCCGAGCAGGGCGCGACGACCACCGACCGCACCGAGGTCGCGCTCGGCCTGCTGACCAGGTTCGACGACCTCGAACGCCGCTGGCGCACGGCGGGCGGGGACCTCACCGAGGCCGGGCTGCTCGGCGACTACCGCGCCCGCTGCGCGACGCTCGGCCAGGACGTCCAGGTGCAGCTTCCGGACGGGTCGACGCTCACCGGCCGCGCCGCGGACCTGGACGCGTCCGGCCAGTTGCAGGTCGACGTCCCGGACGGCAGGCGGCTGACGGTCTTCGCCGGCGATGTGGTGCACGTCCGTCCTGCTTGA